One Leisingera sp. M658 genomic window carries:
- the tcuB gene encoding tricarballylate utilization 4Fe-4S protein TcuB, which yields MFEQSQMERKAAARIDEARRQIEICNACRYCEGYCSVFPAIMRQRSFADADVTQFANLCHNCRGCYYACQYTEPHEFDLNLPGILAEVRTESWERFAWPSPLARLFQRSGTALAVALMLGFAVLFWAAQTLRPESGEGFYAVMSHGLMVSVFMPAFLLPLLALFVSLRRYWRHVGGQGVGRSQIRQALSRAAYMKDLSGGQGQGCNFEDEDRFSNARRYAHQAVVWGVFMCFGSTISGTIMHYVFDWPAPYGLLSLPKLLGVPGGLLLTAGCLELARLKLKAEPALGARRVWAGEMGFVLLLGFVSLSGLLLYASAGTAAVAVLLPLHLGAVLTFFLLMPYTKMAHGFFRLAALIKDAAGN from the coding sequence CGACGAAGCCCGCCGCCAGATCGAGATCTGCAATGCCTGCCGTTACTGCGAGGGCTATTGTTCAGTCTTTCCGGCAATCATGCGGCAGCGCAGCTTTGCTGACGCCGATGTTACCCAATTCGCCAACCTCTGCCACAACTGCCGTGGCTGCTACTACGCCTGCCAATACACCGAACCGCATGAGTTCGACCTGAACCTGCCCGGTATTCTGGCAGAAGTGCGCACCGAAAGCTGGGAGCGCTTTGCCTGGCCCAGCCCCTTGGCCAGGCTGTTCCAGCGCAGCGGCACGGCGCTGGCCGTGGCCCTGATGCTGGGGTTTGCAGTGCTGTTCTGGGCCGCGCAGACGCTGCGCCCCGAAAGCGGTGAAGGTTTTTATGCGGTGATGAGCCACGGGCTGATGGTCTCGGTGTTCATGCCCGCCTTCCTGCTGCCGCTTCTGGCGCTGTTTGTGTCCTTGCGCCGATATTGGCGCCATGTGGGCGGGCAGGGGGTTGGGAGGTCCCAAATCCGTCAGGCATTGAGCCGTGCCGCATATATGAAGGACCTGTCAGGCGGTCAGGGGCAGGGGTGCAATTTTGAAGACGAAGACCGCTTTTCCAACGCACGCAGATACGCACATCAGGCGGTTGTGTGGGGGGTCTTCATGTGCTTCGGGTCAACCATATCGGGTACCATTATGCATTACGTTTTCGATTGGCCCGCGCCCTACGGGCTGCTCAGCCTGCCTAAGCTGCTGGGCGTTCCAGGCGGGCTGCTGCTGACAGCAGGCTGCCTGGAACTGGCCCGGCTGAAGCTTAAGGCTGAACCGGCCTTGGGAGCCAGACGGGTATGGGCCGGAGAAATGGGGTTTGTGCTGCTGCTGGGGTTCGTATCGCTCAGCGGTTTGTTGCTTTATGCTTCTGCGGGCACTGCGGCGGTTGCGGTTTTGCTGCCGTTGCATCTTGGCGCGGTGCTGACCTTTTTTCTGCTGATGCCCTACACCAAAATGGCGCATGGGTTCTTTCGTCTTGCGGCACTGATCAAGGACGCGGCAGGTAATTAG
- a CDS encoding response regulator, which yields MDDDEIDRLRLSKLCRKAGMKAEFFEAANLEEMRQQLEIEQYDLVFLDHNLGMDTGLDALKILLTHEEQVQAVPIMLTSMTNYQIAVEAMRRGCADYIVKEELSADTLIKSIASAIERRALYGQLSSARASEKELRRIFKRFIVGCGPDLRLLLSRTLAGVRMIKTQARQDDTVPSAILSDVSLLERSCKDLVVFMDDLDSVISDTREITAKANPSLLQ from the coding sequence GTGGATGATGATGAAATCGACAGGCTACGCTTAAGCAAACTATGCCGCAAAGCCGGGATGAAAGCTGAATTCTTTGAGGCTGCCAACCTGGAAGAAATGCGCCAGCAGCTGGAGATAGAGCAATATGATCTGGTGTTTCTGGATCATAACCTTGGCATGGACACCGGGCTTGACGCACTCAAAATTCTGCTGACGCATGAAGAGCAAGTCCAGGCCGTGCCGATCATGCTGACAAGCATGACCAACTATCAGATTGCCGTTGAAGCCATGCGGCGCGGCTGCGCCGACTACATAGTCAAGGAAGAGCTGTCCGCCGACACGCTGATCAAATCCATCGCCTCCGCGATTGAACGGCGGGCGCTTTATGGCCAGCTCAGCAGCGCGCGCGCATCTGAAAAAGAGCTCCGGCGGATATTCAAGCGCTTCATTGTCGGCTGCGGCCCAGACCTTCGGCTGCTGCTGAGCCGCACGCTTGCCGGTGTCCGAATGATCAAGACACAAGCCCGGCAGGATGACACCGTGCCTTCCGCCATTCTGTCCGACGTCTCACTTCTTGAGCGAAGCTGCAAGGATCTGGTTGTGTTCATGGATGACCTGGACAGCGTTATTTCAGACACCCGGGAAATCACTGCGAAGGCGAATCCCAGCCTGCTCCAATAA
- a CDS encoding serine protease: MRLLIAAIAACLSLGMPDGVDADDSRSNVRSMEGWEAVGRLNISNKNMCTGALVAPDLVLTAAHCLFDPRTGARVDPSTIRFEAGLSGRQAVALRQVVKAVMHPQYRYRPAGTHQIGSDLAVLKLDRPISGSQVQPLTMSSGAARGDILGVLSYTRRHATRPNLERSCSVLARQSRTLVMSCLVDFGASGSPVLEMRPGLPPRLVSVISAKAAMGNRRVSIGTALDSTLRDLIRRAG; this comes from the coding sequence ATGAGACTTCTTATTGCTGCGATTGCGGCGTGCCTGTCATTGGGCATGCCCGATGGCGTGGATGCGGATGATTCGCGGTCCAACGTCAGATCAATGGAAGGGTGGGAGGCCGTGGGACGGCTGAACATCTCCAACAAAAACATGTGCACCGGGGCGCTGGTTGCACCGGACTTGGTGCTGACAGCGGCGCATTGCCTGTTCGATCCTAGGACGGGGGCGCGGGTTGACCCGTCCACGATCCGCTTCGAAGCGGGCCTGTCCGGGCGGCAGGCCGTGGCCCTGCGGCAAGTGGTGAAAGCGGTGATGCATCCGCAGTACCGGTACCGGCCTGCAGGAACCCATCAGATCGGCAGCGATCTGGCGGTACTGAAACTTGACCGGCCGATCAGCGGCAGCCAGGTTCAGCCGCTGACAATGTCCAGCGGCGCCGCGCGGGGGGATATCCTGGGGGTTCTGTCCTATACCCGCAGGCATGCGACCCGGCCCAATCTGGAGCGGTCCTGCAGCGTCCTGGCGCGGCAGAGCCGGACCTTGGTGATGTCCTGCCTGGTGGATTTCGGTGCTTCAGGCTCGCCGGTGCTGGAAATGCGCCCGGGATTGCCGCCGCGGCTGGTTTCGGTGATTTCGGCCAAGGCCGCGATGGGCAACCGCCGGGTGTCGATTGGCACGGCGCTGGATTCGACGCTGCGGGATCTGATACGGCGGGCGGGCTAG
- a CDS encoding response regulator encodes MISSSQTASRPALNIILVEDDDGDAKALNRAFDRARIANPIKRFVDGVEALAFLRGEMHQVPPPNFVVLSDINMPRKNGIELLKEIRADPVLHKVLFIVLTTSADERDISAAYANNVAGYILKSNAGGMFVDLMATLDNYWRIVELPDIHVRKVSDDGPQHSGH; translated from the coding sequence ATGATTTCCAGTTCCCAAACCGCTAGCCGCCCGGCCCTGAACATTATCCTTGTCGAAGATGACGACGGTGATGCAAAAGCCCTGAACCGCGCATTCGACCGGGCCCGGATTGCCAACCCGATCAAACGGTTCGTGGACGGAGTTGAGGCTCTGGCGTTTCTGCGCGGTGAAATGCACCAAGTGCCGCCGCCCAACTTTGTTGTGTTGAGCGATATCAATATGCCCCGCAAGAACGGGATTGAGCTTCTGAAGGAAATCCGCGCTGATCCGGTGCTGCACAAGGTCCTTTTTATTGTGCTGACAACCTCTGCCGACGAACGGGATATTTCCGCCGCCTACGCCAACAATGTCGCTGGATACATTCTCAAATCCAATGCCGGCGGCATGTTTGTCGACTTGATGGCAACCCTCGACAACTACTGGCGCATAGTAGAACTGCCCGATATCCACGTCAGAAAGGTGTCCGATGACGGTCCTCAACATTCTGGTCATTGA
- a CDS encoding HAMP domain-containing methyl-accepting chemotaxis protein, with translation MFRSLKLAHKLPMLVIGSALTLTIVLIAFSSSYFRRSVVHDAEIFMQSMIQDREAALQSYLASIEAAILTISSVPSTAKAMKDLSVTWATREGSGQEEVQNLSMFASAASPYDIHFERNHPAFKKMMERLGFYDIFLISPSGDVIFSVAKEADYSTNLSAGPFKESGLAHAFQLAAAGEKDTVYFSDIASYEPSAGAPAAFAATRIVDSGGRYIGVFALQAAIDGIAGITSSYAGELNTLDVYLAGQDLKARTPSRLEDGHALLEELPPLPHIQGAFAAAPLPAADEEITSAGTFYPSIAKADGREIAAVSMPVAFRNLQWALVAELDRAEILTPAVTQRRLMILISLSCAALVSVAGWLLARSVTKPIDRICTDMEAVSSGNLETDVEAAHRSDEIGKIGKTLVSMQLDLRQARSAEEHRNKLQLEQQMVVESLSAGLVRLSAGDFSRPITETFPKDHEQLRHDYNLTLETLNETVQKVVEAAASIRSGAAEISQASDDLSHRTESQAATLEQTAAALDELTASVKSAADGARSVESTMDEARSEAETSDSVVQNAVSAMTEIEQSSNHISQIISVIDDIAFQTNLLALNAGVEAARAGEAGKGFAVVASEVRALAQRSSDAAMEIKTLIGDSSKQVKRGVDLVGKAGEALQSIVTRVAQITELVSGIAEGAAEQSTGLHEINTGVTQLDQVTQQNAAMVEQATAAGHMLNSDAGKLAELVAHFTINSQSRAAQGIQLPVRNSTSADNAAAEMAATDQPAPPAATGTDGIAKWENF, from the coding sequence ATGTTCCGTTCCTTGAAACTGGCTCACAAGCTGCCAATGCTTGTCATCGGCTCTGCACTTACCCTGACAATTGTCCTGATTGCTTTCAGCAGCAGCTACTTCCGTCGCAGTGTTGTTCACGATGCCGAAATATTCATGCAATCGATGATACAGGACCGCGAGGCGGCGCTTCAATCCTATCTCGCCTCTATCGAGGCCGCGATCCTGACAATTTCTTCAGTCCCATCAACCGCCAAGGCAATGAAAGACCTAAGCGTGACCTGGGCCACCCGGGAAGGATCCGGTCAAGAAGAGGTTCAGAACCTTTCGATGTTTGCCTCTGCCGCGTCGCCTTATGACATTCACTTCGAACGCAACCACCCAGCCTTCAAAAAGATGATGGAGCGGCTTGGGTTTTACGACATATTCCTGATCAGCCCGTCGGGCGACGTTATCTTTTCTGTCGCCAAGGAAGCCGATTACTCGACGAACTTGTCTGCCGGCCCCTTCAAGGAGTCTGGTCTTGCCCATGCGTTCCAGCTGGCTGCGGCCGGGGAGAAAGACACGGTCTATTTTTCCGACATCGCATCTTATGAGCCCAGTGCTGGTGCTCCCGCGGCATTTGCTGCCACCCGTATCGTGGACAGCGGCGGGCGCTACATCGGTGTCTTTGCGCTGCAGGCCGCAATTGACGGCATCGCCGGGATCACCTCCAGCTATGCTGGGGAGCTGAACACGCTGGACGTCTACCTTGCCGGGCAAGACCTCAAGGCACGGACTCCTTCCCGGCTTGAAGACGGGCATGCTCTGCTGGAGGAATTGCCGCCTCTGCCCCATATCCAAGGTGCCTTTGCCGCAGCGCCCCTGCCGGCCGCAGACGAAGAAATCACATCTGCCGGAACATTTTACCCTTCTATTGCCAAGGCCGATGGCCGGGAAATTGCTGCGGTTTCAATGCCGGTGGCTTTCCGCAACCTCCAGTGGGCGCTGGTCGCAGAGCTTGACCGGGCCGAAATTCTGACCCCGGCAGTAACGCAACGGCGATTGATGATCCTGATATCCCTCAGCTGTGCAGCATTGGTTTCGGTGGCGGGCTGGCTGTTGGCGCGTTCAGTCACCAAGCCGATCGACCGTATTTGCACCGATATGGAAGCGGTTTCGTCAGGAAACCTGGAGACCGATGTCGAAGCGGCCCACCGGTCCGATGAGATTGGCAAAATCGGCAAGACGCTTGTCTCGATGCAATTAGACCTTAGACAGGCCCGCAGCGCCGAGGAGCATCGCAACAAACTGCAGCTGGAACAGCAAATGGTGGTCGAAAGCCTCAGCGCCGGACTGGTCAGGCTATCGGCCGGGGATTTTTCCCGCCCAATAACTGAAACGTTCCCCAAAGATCACGAGCAACTGCGCCATGACTATAATCTGACGCTCGAAACCCTGAACGAGACTGTGCAGAAAGTTGTCGAAGCTGCTGCCAGTATCCGCAGCGGCGCTGCCGAGATCAGTCAAGCGTCTGATGATCTGTCGCACCGCACCGAAAGCCAGGCTGCAACGCTGGAACAGACAGCCGCGGCGCTGGATGAGCTGACTGCGTCGGTGAAATCCGCCGCAGACGGCGCCCGCAGCGTCGAGTCCACCATGGACGAAGCGCGTTCGGAAGCTGAGACCAGCGACTCGGTTGTACAGAACGCCGTTTCCGCAATGACTGAGATCGAGCAGAGTTCGAACCACATTTCCCAGATCATTTCCGTCATCGACGACATCGCCTTCCAGACCAACTTGCTGGCCTTGAATGCAGGCGTCGAGGCCGCGCGGGCAGGCGAAGCCGGTAAGGGGTTTGCCGTGGTCGCCTCTGAAGTGCGCGCGCTGGCGCAGCGGTCTTCGGACGCGGCAATGGAGATCAAAACGCTGATCGGCGACAGTTCCAAACAGGTGAAGCGCGGGGTCGATCTGGTCGGCAAGGCCGGCGAGGCGCTGCAGAGCATTGTTACGCGGGTTGCTCAAATCACAGAGCTTGTCTCCGGCATTGCCGAAGGGGCTGCGGAGCAGTCGACAGGACTGCATGAGATCAACACTGGTGTTACTCAGCTGGATCAGGTGACCCAGCAAAACGCGGCAATGGTGGAACAGGCAACCGCCGCAGGTCACATGCTGAACAGTGATGCGGGCAAATTGGCAGAACTTGTGGCGCATTTCACGATCAACAGCCAATCCCGGGCTGCACAGGGCATTCAGCTACCCGTCCGGAACAGCACTTCCGCTGACAACGCTGCGGCGGAGATGGCCGCCACAGACCAGCCAGCCCCGCCTGCAGCAACAGGAACGGACGGTATCGCCAAGTGGGAGAATTTCTAA
- a CDS encoding ATP-binding protein, translated as MTVLNILVIDDDAGDRKLARRLLQHLYPDANVIEADCGEAALSHSGLPVEVILLDYLLPDGTGLDLIARLTETWPRAVLFMTTGQGDEEIAKSVILAGASDYIPKSAITSEALMRMIKNGQKVADMRWRIQEQQNELRLFSDVLVHDMRAPIRAIKFLSDQIHEDYQNGDLEEVARQFELMKKSVRKTSELIEGLASHINPHSNGKPAHVTVESLFDSLRAVMAQDLVQSGVRIRWHSGGLAGLCFPPDIVQLLQNLIGNAIKYSGGKTAEVSVTAERAGSGLMISVADNGIGVPAQYREKIFEPFKRLQRGSDQPGSGLGLATCAKIAKRHNGTIWCDPEADAGTTIRFTIDLEAGLARETA; from the coding sequence ATGACGGTCCTCAACATTCTGGTCATTGATGATGACGCCGGTGACCGGAAACTAGCGCGCAGACTGCTGCAGCATCTGTATCCGGATGCCAATGTAATTGAGGCCGACTGCGGAGAGGCCGCCTTGTCTCACTCCGGCCTTCCTGTGGAAGTGATCCTGCTGGACTATCTCCTGCCGGATGGCACCGGACTCGACCTGATTGCGCGGCTGACCGAAACCTGGCCGCGGGCGGTTTTGTTCATGACGACCGGTCAGGGGGATGAGGAAATCGCCAAAAGTGTCATTTTGGCCGGCGCAAGTGACTACATCCCAAAATCTGCGATCACTTCTGAAGCCCTGATGCGGATGATCAAGAACGGGCAGAAAGTTGCAGACATGCGCTGGCGGATCCAGGAACAGCAGAACGAGCTGCGCCTTTTCTCCGATGTGCTGGTACATGATATGCGGGCGCCGATCCGGGCCATAAAATTCCTTAGCGATCAGATACACGAGGACTACCAGAACGGCGATCTTGAGGAAGTGGCCCGGCAATTCGAACTGATGAAAAAATCGGTGCGCAAAACGTCTGAATTGATCGAAGGGCTGGCCTCCCATATCAACCCGCACAGCAATGGCAAGCCTGCCCATGTGACCGTCGAAAGCCTCTTTGACAGCTTGCGGGCAGTCATGGCCCAGGATCTTGTGCAATCCGGCGTCCGGATACGATGGCATTCCGGCGGGCTGGCCGGCTTGTGCTTTCCGCCGGACATCGTGCAATTGCTGCAAAACCTGATCGGCAATGCGATCAAATACAGCGGTGGCAAAACCGCTGAGGTTTCCGTGACTGCGGAACGTGCCGGGTCCGGATTGATGATATCCGTTGCCGACAACGGAATCGGCGTTCCAGCGCAATACCGGGAAAAGATTTTTGAGCCGTTCAAGCGGCTGCAGCGTGGCAGTGATCAACCAGGCAGCGGTCTGGGTCTGGCGACCTGCGCCAAGATCGCCAAGCGTCACAACGGAACGATCTGGTGCGATCCAGAGGCGGACGCAGGCACCACAATCCGCTTCACAATCGACCTTGAGGCCGGACTGGCACGGGAAACGGCCTGA
- a CDS encoding HlyD family type I secretion periplasmic adaptor subunit: MTMSLHDPYGNAETPRSASRIIYLVLAALLTFLIWAAFASIDEIVRGEGQVVSSSRAQIVQNLEGGILAELQVRQGDIVTAGQVLAKLQDTKFRAAADELQNQIDALEIKRYRLEAQMKGAFEFAVPEMLAQRSPGILSSERGLLTARQTDFTSRRDSAKQILDQQNAELANMERLYKQKIVALIEVNKARKLSTDARAKYNEIGTQAELEQAEEYSRTLRELTTLRQEQRLAVDQLNRTIITSPMAGIVNSLSVTTIGGVIRPGEEILEIIPLGEELFVEARIKPENIASVQPGQDATIKLSAYDYTIYGSLRGKVDFVSADTFEDERNPRAEPYYRVTVRVDKSGFTERQQTIEIRPGMRATAELQTGAKTVLQYLLKPLYKSREALREP; this comes from the coding sequence ATGACCATGTCTTTGCACGACCCCTACGGCAACGCCGAGACTCCGCGCAGTGCCAGCCGCATCATCTATCTGGTGCTTGCCGCCTTGCTCACCTTCCTGATCTGGGCGGCTTTTGCCTCAATTGACGAAATTGTCCGCGGCGAAGGCCAGGTGGTGTCCTCATCGCGCGCCCAGATCGTTCAGAACCTCGAAGGCGGCATTCTGGCTGAACTCCAGGTGCGCCAGGGCGACATCGTCACCGCAGGCCAGGTGCTGGCCAAGCTGCAGGACACCAAATTCCGCGCCGCGGCTGATGAGCTGCAAAACCAGATCGATGCGCTCGAAATCAAACGCTACCGGCTGGAGGCGCAAATGAAGGGCGCCTTTGAATTTGCCGTGCCGGAGATGCTGGCGCAGCGCTCCCCCGGCATCCTTTCCTCTGAACGCGGGCTGCTGACTGCCCGCCAGACCGATTTCACCAGCCGCCGTGACAGCGCCAAACAGATCCTTGACCAGCAAAATGCCGAGCTGGCCAATATGGAGCGGCTCTACAAGCAGAAGATCGTGGCCTTGATCGAAGTGAACAAGGCCCGCAAACTGTCCACCGACGCCCGCGCCAAATACAACGAGATCGGCACCCAGGCAGAGCTGGAACAGGCCGAGGAATACTCCCGGACGTTGCGCGAACTCACTACCCTGCGCCAGGAACAACGGCTGGCGGTGGATCAGCTGAACCGCACCATCATCACCTCGCCGATGGCCGGTATTGTCAACAGCCTGTCCGTCACCACCATCGGCGGCGTGATCCGTCCCGGCGAAGAAATTCTGGAGATCATCCCGCTGGGCGAAGAGCTGTTTGTCGAGGCCCGCATCAAGCCGGAGAACATCGCCAGTGTACAGCCCGGCCAGGACGCCACGATCAAGCTTTCAGCTTATGATTACACCATCTACGGTTCCCTGCGCGGCAAGGTGGATTTCGTTTCCGCCGACACTTTCGAGGACGAACGCAATCCGCGCGCCGAACCTTATTACCGGGTAACCGTCCGGGTCGACAAATCCGGCTTTACCGAACGCCAGCAAACTATCGAAATCCGCCCGGGAATGCGGGCAACCGCTGAATTGCAGACCGGCGCCAAAACCGTGCTGCAATATCTGCTGAAACCGCTTTACAAGTCCCGCGAAGCCCTGCGCGAGCCTTGA